One Grus americana isolate bGruAme1 chromosome Z, bGruAme1.mat, whole genome shotgun sequence DNA window includes the following coding sequences:
- the MRPL17 gene encoding 39S ribosomal protein L17, mitochondrial encodes MRLSVASAISHGRVHRRLGLGPRSRLDLLRNLVTALVRHERIEAPWARADEMQGYAERLIEYAKLGDTNERAMRMANFWLTEKDLIHKLFKVLAPRFQPHPGSYTRLLHIPNRDGLDRAKMAVIELKGNPFPPLIRPRRDTEKTLLNQLLKGYREDMQQAAALQAPEGTPV; translated from the exons ATGAGGCTGTCGGTGGCCAGCGCCATCTCGCACGGGCGCGTGCACCGGCGGTTGGGGCTGGGCCCGCGCTCGCGCCTCGACCTGCTGCGCAACCTGGTGACGGCGCTGGTGCGGCATGAGCGCATCGAGGCGCCCTGGGCGCGCGCCGACGAGATGCAGGGTTACGCCGAGCGG CTCATCGAGTACGCCAAGCTGGGGGACACCAACGAGCGCGCCATGCGCATGGCGAATTTCTGGCTGACG GAGAAGGACCTCATCCACAAGCTGTTCAAGGTGCTGGCGCCCCGGTTCCAGCCCCACCCCGGCAGCTACACCCGCCTGCTGCATATCCCCAACCGGGATGGCCTTGACCGCGCCAAAATGGCGGTCATCGAGCTCAAGGGGAACCCCTTCCCACCACTCATCCGCCCGCGCCGTGACACCGAGAAGACGCTGCTCAACCAGCTCCTGAAGGGCTACCGGGAGGAcatgcagcaggcagcagccctgcaggctCCCGAGGGCACCCCTGTTTAG